The nucleotide sequence CCACATACGCCTTCTCACGGCAGTACGCGGCCTCCGGCCAGCCGTGGGTGGGCCAGGACTCGTCCACCGGGCGGCCGTCCTCGGGGCCGGGTGAGTAGGCGCCCACCGAGGAGGCGTACACCAGCACCGGCACCTCGGCCCGCGCCACCGCCTCGAACACGCGGATGCTGCCGAGGACATTGGTGTCCCAGGTGACGGCGGGCCGGTGGCTGGGCTGGATCAGCCAGGCGAGGTGGACGACCGCGTCGGCGCCCTCGAAGTGCCGTACGAGATCGGCCTGCGCACCGGCGTCCCGGCCGATGTCCGCCCGTACCCAGGTGGTCTTCGGCGGCGACCAGTTGGGCACCCGGCGGGCGACGCCCACGATCGACTCGATGTCCGGGGCCTCGCCGAGCGCGCGGACGACGCTCGTACCGGCGTTACCGGTGGCTCCGACCACCACCACGCGCATGCCCTGCTTGATGCCCATGTGTCCGCTCCTTCCGGCCGCGTCGTGTCCTCGGCCGTCCCGGGGTGCTCGGCCGTCCCGAGGTGCTCGGCCGTCCCGAGGTGCTCGGCCGTCCCGAGGTGCTCGGCCGTCCCGAGGTGCTCGGCCGACCCGGGGTCCTCGGCCGTCCGCCTCCTCAGCCGACCCGGGGTCCTCGGCCGTCCGCCTCCTCAGCCGACCCGGGGTCCTCGGCCGTCCGCCTCCTCAGCCGGCCCGGCCGACCAGCTCGCGCGCGGCCGCGACGATCGCGTCCGCGTCGATCCCCGCGTCGCGCAGTTGCTCGTCGGGGGTCGAGGAGCCCGGCATCGTGCGCAGTGCGAGCCGGATCGTCCGGGGCGCCGGGCGGCCGTCGCCGAACGCCCCGAGCACCGCGTCGCCCAGTCCGCCCTCGGGGTGGTGGTCCTCCACGGTGATCAGCCGGCCCGTCACCTCGGCGGCGGTGCGCAGCGTCTCGGCGTCCACCGGCTTGACCGAGTACAGGTCGATGACGCGGGCGGGGATGCCCTCCTGGGCGAGCCGGTCGGCGGCCTCGATGGCCTCGTGCAGGGTGACCCCCGCGCCGATGAGGGTGACCTGGTCGTCGTCGGTGGCGCGGACGACCTTGGAGCCGCCGATGGGGAAGCTCTCGGTGGGCGGGTAGATGACCGGCGTTCCGCCGCGGGTGGTGCGCAGATAGCGGATGCCGGACTCCGCGGCCATGGCCGCGGTCAGCTGGGCGGTCTGGTTGGCGTCGCACGGGTAGAGCACCGTGCTGCCGTGCACCGCCCGCATGGCCGCCAGGTCCTCCACGCCCATCTGCGAGGGGCCGTCCTCACCGATGGCCACCCCGGCGTGGGAGCCGATGAGGTTGAGGTCCGCGTCGCTGATGGCGGCCATCCGGATGAAGTCGTAGGCGCGGGTGAAGAAGGCCGCGAAGGTGGAGACGTACGGATTCCAGCCGCGGGCCTGCATGCCGACGGCGGCGGCCACCAGTTGCTGCTCGGCGATGAAGAACTCGAAGTACCGCTCGGGGTGTTCCTTGTGGAAGTACTCCAGGCGGGTGGAGTCGCCCACCTCTCCGTCGAGCGCCACCACATCGCCGCGGGCGGTGCCGACGGCGGCCACCGCCTCGCCGAACGCGTCACGGGTGGGGACCGAGTCGCCGGTGTTGTAGCGCGGCAGGACCAGCGGGCCCTCGGCGAAGGGCCGGGTGGGAGAGACCGAGGGCGGGCCGAGCACCGGCACGGCCAGGTTGCGTACGCCGCCGAGTTCGGCGATGGCCTCCTCCGGGTTCTTCAGCGGCTTGCCGTGCATGCCCTCGCGGTTCTCCACCGAGGCGACGCCGCGGCCCTTCATGGTGCGGGCGATGATGGCGGTGGGGCGGCCGACGGTGGACAGCGCCTCGGCGTAGGCGCGGTCGATGGCCTCGATGTCATGGCCGTCGATCTCGATGGTGTGCCAGTCGAAGGCGCGGATGCGCCGCGCGTAGGCGTCCAGGTCCCATTCATGGCGGGTGGGGCCGCGCTGGCCGAGCCGGTTCACATCGATGATGGCGGTGAGGTTGTCCAGCCGCTCATAGCCCGCGTGCTCGAACGCCTCCCACATCGAACCCTCGGCCATCTCGCTGTCGCCGCACAGCACCCAGACGCGGTACGGCAGGTGGTCGAGCCGCTTGCCGCTCAGCGCCATGCCCACGCCGTAGGGCAGGCCCTGCCCGAGCGATCCGGTGGCCACGTCCACCCACGGCAGCCGCGGGGTGGGGTGGCCCTCCAGCCTGCTGCCGCGCTTGCGGAAGGTGATGAACTCCTCGTCGCGGAGGGCCCCGGCCGCCTTGTAGACCGAGTAGAGCAGCGGGGAGGCATGGCCCTTGGAGAAGATCAGGTGGTCATTGCCCGGACGCTCGGGTTGCTCGAAGTCATAACGCAGATGGTTTCCCATCAGGACGGCCATCAGGTCCGCCGCCGACATCGACGACGTGGGATGGCCGGACCCGGCGGCATCGGCGGCGCGCACCGAGTCCACACGGAGCTGCTGGCCGAGCTCGCTGAGTTGTTCGTGTCGCATTGTTCTCCTTCCAGGTTTCGCCGACGGTCAGCCGCGACCCGCCCGTACCGTCTGCGCGACCTCGGGCGATTCGGTGTCCAGCGGCACCGCCCACGGCGGGATCACCCCGAGCTGCACCGCCTGACGTGGCAGCACCGCGTCGAGCAGCCAGTCGGCGGCGACCCGGACCCGGTTCCCCGGCATCGCCATCAGGTGATAGCCGCGGGTGACCGCGTTCGCGATCGGCCCGGACAGCGGTATGTGCAGCGGGTCCGCGGCGGCCTGCACCCCGCCGAGGTCGACGGTGAACCCGAGGTCATGGTGTTTGTACGGTTTGGGGTCGCCGCGCCCGAGGGAGGCCAGGACGTTGTGGGCCGCGACCTTTCCCTGCCGGTGGGCGTGCTGTGCGGTCATCGGGGTGAACTGGCCCGGCCGGGTCAGATCGGGTACCGCGGCGGCGTCCCCGCAGGCCAGCACCTCCGGATGGCCGGGTACGGCCAGATACTGGTCGACCCTCAGCCGGCCGCGTTCGGTCGGCAGCCCGAGCTGCTCCACCAGCGGGTCGGGGCGCACCCCGACACACCAGATCAGCGACCGGGTGTCGATGAACTCGCCGTCGTCCAGCCGAACGCCCTCCGAGGTGGCCTCCTTGACCGTGGTACGGGTGCGGATCTCCACGCCCCGTTTGCGCAGCACCCGGTCGGCCGTGCGGGACAGCTTCTTGTCCAGCTCCGGCAGCACCCGGGGCGCGATGTCGACCAGCAGCCAGCGGGGCCGCGGCGCGTCGCGCAGCGTGGTGTTCTCGCGCGCGAGCGAGTCGGTGAAGAGCACCCCGTGGGCGGCCACCTCGGTGCCGGTGTAGCCGGCGCCGACCACCACGAAGGTGCGGCGGGCGGCCCGCTCCCGCGGGTCCTCACTGGTGCCGGACATCTCGATCTGCCGGGTGACGTGGTCGCGCAGGTAGAGCGCCTCCGGCATGCCGCGGAAGCCATGGGCGTGCTCGGCCACACCGGGAATCGGCAGCAGCTTGTTGACGCTGCCCACGGAGAGGATGAGGCGGTCGTACGCCATCTCGGCGGTCCGTCCGTCCGGGTCCCGCCAGGAGATCCGGCGGGCGTCCAGGTCGACGCCGTGGACCTCGCCCAGCACCAGCCGGACATGCGGCAGGGTGCCGGTGAGAGAGACCGAGATCCGGCGGGGCTCCAGGACCCCGGCCGCCACTTCGGGCAGCAGCGGCAGATACAGGAAGTAGTCATTGGGGTTGATCAGGACGATGTCCGCGGCACCCCGCAGAGTGCGGGAGAGGTCACGGGCGGCCTGATAACCGGCGAAACCGGCACCGACGATCACTATGCGTACTGGGCTCACACGAATCTCCCGGGCATACGGGGCCAGGGAGCACCAAGTGCCCGTGAGAGTCCGGACCAAACGTCGGGCCCACGCGGCCCCGCCTCCGGGACCGCGTTCCGGAGGGTCCCGGTACGGTCCGGGGGCGGGGCCGCGGTGGGTCAGCGGCGCCGGCGGGCCGTCTGCGCGTCGACCGGCTCGTCCCAGTCGATGCGGTAGCCGGTCAGCCAGTCGGGGGCGCCGTTGCCGGCCCGGTCCAGCTTGCGCGGCATGGTGGCATCGCGCAGGGCCCGCGCCACGGGTCCCGGCGCCGTGCGGCGGGCCATGCCCGCGCTGCCCGCTGCGACCTTCTCGACCCGCTCCCGGCGCAGCGCCTCGTACGCGGCGAAGGCCGACTGGGGCGAGCGCAGATCGCGCAGGCATTTGGCGAGCACGACACCGTCCTCGATGGCCATCGACGCGCCCTGGGCGGCGTTGGGCGCGCAGGCGTGTGCGGCATCGCCGACGATGACCATGGCCTCCTCGGACCAGGCGGGGGTGGAGACGATGTCGTAGGCGGCGGTGGCCACGATGGCGTCGCCGGTGGCGCGGACCAGGTCGGCGGCGGGGGTGTTGTCCTCGGCGAAGAGCTTCAGCAGCCGCTCCCGCCACTCCTCGGCGGTGATGCCGGCGAGCTCACCCTTGGACATCTCCTCGGCGGGAGCGTTGCAGAACCACCACACCTCGCCGTCCGGGGCGGTGGTGCAGCCGAAGAACGCCTGCTTGCCGAAGATCATGGTGTAGGCGTCCGGGTCCGGGGGCGTCTCGGCGTCGCGGGTGTAGCCGCAGACGGTGTGCTGTCCGGTGTAGCGGGGCCGGGGCGCGGCCGCGTCGATGGACCTGCGGACGAGCGAGTGGATGCCGTCGGCGCCGATCAGCACATCGCCCACGGCGCGCCCGCCGTCGGCGAAGGAGCCGACGATCCGGCCGTCGGGGCTGGTGTGTGCGGCCAGCAGCCGCTTGCCGTGCTCGATGCGCACTCCGCGGCGCACCGCCTCCTCGCGCAGCACCCGGGCGAGGGTGGCGCGTTTGAGGGTGACGGAGCCGAGGCCACCGTCCTGCGATCCGGACATGGGCCGGTTGCCGAGCCGCTTGCCGGTGTTGCTGATGAACTCGACGCGGCCGACCGGGAAGGAGTTCTCCAGCACCGGTTCATGGGCGTCGATGGTGCGCAATGCCTCCAGGCCGTTGGCGGCGACGACGAGGAACGCACCCGCGTCGGTGGCGTCCGTGGGGTACGTCTCGTAGACGACCGCGTCGATCCCGGCTTTCCGCAGGGCCATCGCGGTCACCGTGCCGGCGATGCCGCCACCGATGATCAGGGCTGTGGTCATGGTGCTCCGTGACGTGGCGTGGGGTGGTCGTGTCATGGGGTTGCGACAGCACCATATGGCGGACCGGAGCCCCCCGGGTCAAGAGCGGCAGTTCAACTACCCTGCGGTGGGCGGCATTTGGGACAGCTCCGGCAACCCGCCACGTGAGCGGCCCCGCTGAGCGAACACCCGCGCTACGTGCGCGGCTCCGCTACTTGAGCAGCCGGGACAGCCGCCGGTCGGCGAGCGGCTTGCCGCCGGTCTGGCAGGTGGGGCAGTACTGCAGCGAGGAGTCGCGGAAGGACACCTCGCGGACGGTGTCCCCGCACACCGGGCACGGCTGCCCGGTACGGCCGTGCACCCGCATGCCGCCGCGCTTCTCCCCCTTGAGGTCGGTGGCGGCCAGACCGCGGGAGCGCTCGACGGCGGAGCGCAGCGTGGCGCCCATCGCCTCGTACACCCAGGCGATCTCCTCTTCGGTGAGGTCCGAGGCGAGCCGGTAGGGCGACATCCGGGCGGCGTGCAGGATCTCGTCGGAGTAGGCGTTGCCGATCCCGGCGATGACGCTCTGGTCGCGCAGCACCCCCTTGATCCGGTGGCGTACGCCGCGCAGCAGCCCGGCGAACGCCTCCAGGGTGAAGGAGTCGTCGAGCGGGTCCGGGCCCAGCCGGGCGACCCCGGGGACCTCCCGCGGGTCGCGGACCACGTACACCGCGAGCCCCTTGCGCGTCCCGGCCTCGGTGAGGTCGAACCCGGAGCGCTCCGGACCGGCCAGGAGCAGCCGCAGCGCGAGCGGGCCCTTGCCGGGGCGGGGCGGGGCCTCGGGGAGTCCGTCCCGCCAGCGCAGCCAGCCCGCCTTGGCGAGGTGGACGACCAGATGGGGGCCGTCGGTGGCCAGGTCGAGGAACTTGCCGTGGCGGGCCGCCGCCGTGATGGTGTGGCCTTCGAGCGCGCTCAGCGGCGGGTCGTAGGTCTTCAGGACGCTCACCGCGACGGGGAGGACGCGGGCGATCTCCCGGCCGGCGGCGCGCTCGGCCAGGATCGCGGTGAGGGCCTCCACCTCGGGCAGCTCCGGCATGCCACCAGTGTGCCGCAGGGCGGAGGCGATTCACCCGGGGCGCCCCGGAGGGGGCCGGTTACCACCGGCGCACCGCTCCGGGCTGCGGCCTCGCGGGCGCTCCCTTACCGTCTCTTTTGTCCCCTCTCGTCCCAGCCTGCCCCGTACGGAGCGTTCCCCATGGTCGACACCGGACAGCAGTCCGTACGAAGCGAGGCAGTACGCGGCGGTGTGGCGGCACGCGTCGGCGAGGCGGCACGGCACGAGGCGACGGGCGGGACGCGAGGCGCGACGTACGAGGGCTATGAGGCGTACGAGGGCGGCAGCCCCGAGGCCGAGCGGCGGCGCTTCGAGAAGCTGACCCGCGAGCTGATGCGGACGCAGCGGGCACGCCCCGGCGGCGCGGACAGCCCGGGCGCCCCGCAGCTCCTGCGCCCCTTCCGGGCCAAGGCGGCGCTGGGTGTGGAGAACGCCCGGCTGCGGTTCCGTGACGACCTTCCGCCGGAGCTGTGCGTGGGATACGCCCGGCCGGGCGCCGAGTACCCGGCCGCGGTGCGGCTGTCCAGCGCGAGCGGCACCGAGCGGCATGACACCACACCCGATCTGCGCCGGATGGCGGTGCGGGTCCAGGCCGGTCCTGAGGAGACCCACGATCTGCTGGCCACCAGCTTCCCGGTGTCCCATGCCGCCGATGTACACGAGTTCGTCGCCTTCGCCAAGGCCACGGCGGGCGCGGGGAGCACCGTGGAGAAGGCGTTCGGGCTCTTCGTCCGGCTGCCGCTGGCGGTGGGCTGGGCCACCGCCGACCGGATGCGCCGCAATGTGCGGATCGCCACCCGCCATACGGTGGGCTCGCTGGCCCGCGAGACCTTCTGGAGCCGGGGCGCGATCCTGTGGGGCCCGGCCGGTCCGGTGCGGTATCAACTCCGTCCGGCGCCCGGCGGCACCGCCGCTCCCCCGCCCGACCGCGGCGACCCCGACTATCTCGACCGTGAGCTGGCGATGCGGCTGTCCACCGGCGACATCGCCTTCGAGCTGTGTGTGCAGCGCTATCTGGACGACCGCCGCACCCCGGTCGAGGACGGCTCGGTGGAGTGGCGGGAGGGCGACGCCCCGGTCGTCCCGGTCGCGGTGCTCACCGTGCCGTGCCAGGACCTGGACAGCGCCCGGGCCCGGGCCGCGGCCCGCCGGGTCGAGCTGCTGGCGTTCAATCCCTGGCACACCACCGAGGAGTTCCGTCCGCTGGGCAATCTCAACCGGGCGCGCAAGGCCGCGTACGAGGTCGCCGCGGCGCACCGCCTCGGCCTGCGCTTCCCCACCGCCGGGCCGGGCCCTGCCGCCGAGCCGGGCCCCTCCTGCGAACCGCGTCCCACCGCACTGCTGCCCGTTCCGGTGCGCGCCGCCTTCGGCCTGCCGGTGCGCGCGGCCTTCGGCCTGGTCGACCGCTGTGTGCCCTGGCATCGGCTGCCGGACCCGCTGGGGCTGCTCAACCCGGTCGCGCTGGGCCGGACGCTGCGCCGGCTCGGCCTCCTCGACGCGGCCCCGCCCGAGGCGCCGCCGCGCCCCGATCCGGCTCCCGCCCCGGCCGGGGAGAGGCCGCGGGTGGCGCGCCCGTACGACGGCCCGGCCGGCGATCCGGGCATGGCGCGAAGAGACGTGGCCGGGGCCGCCGTCGGCCGTCGTCTGTCACCGGTCCGCCGGCCCGAACTGATCCATGTGCCCCACCCCGCCACGGTCAGCGGACGGCTGCTGCACCGGGAGCGTTTCCGGCCCGCCACCTCGCTCAATGTCCTGGCGGCCGCCTGGACCCACTTCCAGTCCCCGGACTGGGTCGACGCCACCTCCCACCGGTGGGACGGCTCGCAGGTGTACGGCGGCGCCGGGCCGCGCCTGGAGGAGGGCCATCTGCCGCTGGGCCCGGGCGGGGTGCCGCCGATCGGCTCGGCCGGCGCCTGGTGGCTGGGGCTCAGCGCGATGCACACGCTCTTCGCCCGTGAGCACGAGGCGGTGTGCGAGGCGCTGCGCCGCACCCATCCGGCGATGGACGAGGAGTCGGTGCGTCACACGGCCCGGCTGGTGGTCTCCGCGCTCATCGCCAAGATCCATACGGTGGAGTGGATTCCGGCGATCCTCACCACCGAGGTGATCGACCTCGGCTCGAAGACCAACTGGCAGGGCCCGCCCGCCCATTGGCTGTCCCGGCTCGGCCTGTGGCTGTTCGAGGCGAGCGCGTCGGCGGGCGGCCCCCGCGGTGTGCCGGACCATCCCGGGGTGCCGTTCGCCCTCGCCGAGGAGTTCATGACGGTCTACCGGACGCATCCGCTGGTCCCGGACGACGTCGAGCTGTGCGACCACCGCTTCGGGCGGCGGTCGCGGTCGCTCGGCTTCGACGAGGTTCGGGGCGCGGCGGCCGAGGCGGTGATGCGCAAGACGGGGCTCGCGGACGCCCTCTACTCCTTCGGCATCGCCCGTCCGGGCGCGATCACCCTGGGCAACTACCCGCGCGCACTGCGGCGTTGTGAGCGGGACGGCGAGCTCCTCGATCTGCCGGTGGCGGATCTGATGCGGGCCCGGCGGCGGGGCGTACCGCGGTACAACGACTTCCGGGCCCGGCTGGGCAGAGCGCGGATCCGCTCCTTCGAGGAGCTGTCCCCCGATCCGGACACGGTCGCGCGGCTCGAGGAGGTCTACGCCTCGGTCAACGAGATCGACACCATGGTCGGGCTGTTCGCGGAGAACCGGCCCGAGGGGGCCGGCTTCAGCGAGACGGCGTGCCATGTCCTGCTGCTCATGGCCACCCGGCGGATTCAGGACGACCGCCTTCTGACCGTGGATTTCCGGCCCGAGGTGTACACGCCGCTGGGGCTGGACTGGGTGGAGAAGTCCAGCATGACCTCGGTGGTCCTGCGGCACTGCCCGGAGCTGGCCGGAGTGCTGCCCCGCGGGGCGAGTCCGTTCGCGCCCTGGCGGCCGGTGGTGCCGTCGCTGTCCTGACCACGGCCGTGGACCGGTTCAGGTTCAGTCCTGGCTGCGGAAGCGGTTGATGGACGGCAGATGGCGCTCGCGCAGCTCCGGATCGCGCACCCCCAGGCCCTCCTCCGGGGCCAGGCACAGGACGCCGACCTTCCCGGAGTGGCGGTTGCGGTGCACGTCCTGGGTGGCCGTGCCGACCGCGGCGAGCGGATAGACCTTGGAGAGCGTGGGGTGCACCATCCCCTTCTCGATCAGCCGGTTGGCCGCCCATGCCTCCCGGTAGTTGGCGAAGTGGGTGCCGATGATCCGCTTGAGCGCCATCCACAGATAGCGGTTGTCGTACTCATGGCGGTAGCCGGACGTCGAGGCGCAGGTGACGATCGTTCCGCCGCGCCGCGCCACGTACACACTGGCGCCGAAGGTCTCCCGGCCGGGGTGCTCCAGGACGATGTCCGGATCGTCGCCGCCGGTCAGTTCGCGGATCCGGGCGCCGAAGCGCTTCCACTCCTTGGGGTCGGGCGTGGTCGCGTCCTTCCAGAACCGATAGCCCTCCGCGGCCCGGTCGATGACCAGCTCGGCCCCCATGGAGCGGACGAGTTCGGCCTTGCGCCGCCCGGAGACCACGCACACCGGGATGGACCCGCCGTTGACGGCCAGTTGGGTGGCGTACGAGCCGAGGCCACCGGCCGCGCCCCAGATGAGGGTCACATCGCCCTGTTTCATCTGGGCGCCGTTGCGGGAGACGAGCTGCCGGTACGCCGTGGAGTTGACCAGGCCGGAGGACGCGGCCTCCTCCCAGGTGAGGTGGGCGGGCATCGGCATCAGCTGGTTGGCCTTGACCAGCGAGAGCTCGGCGAGCCCGCCGAAGTTGGTCTCGAAGCCCCAGATGCGCTGCTCGGGGTCGAGCATGCTGTCGTCGTGGCCGTCCGGTGAGCGCAGTTCGATGGACAGGCAGTGGGCCACCACCCGGTCGCCGGGCTTCCAGTGGCGCACCCCCGGCCCGGTGCGCAGCACCACACCGGCCAGATCGGAGCCGAGGACGTGGTAGGGCTGGTCGTGGCGGGCCGCTCCGGGGTCGTCGGTCCGTGCGTACCGCTCCAGGAAGCCGAAGGTCGGCAGCGGCTCGAAGATGGCGCTCCACACGGTGTTGTAGTTGATCGCGCTGGCCATGACCGCGATCACCGCCTCGCCCGGGCCCGGTTCGGGCGTGGGCACCTCACGGATGTGGAGCGACTTCTGAGGGTCCTTGTCCTTGGTGGCCATGCCCTCGAACATCCCGGATTCCTCTTTGAGGATCACCGCGCCCCGATAGGACTCGGGCACGTTCAAGGCGGCGAAATCCGCGGCCACCGCATCTTCTGCCAGCACGGCGCTGATGATGTCCTGCATGACATGTCCTCCGATGTACCGCCCCGGGCAGCCTGTGTCCCGGAGGCTATGGCAGCGGCCACGATCCGAATAACCCCTACGTCCGCCCAGGTCCGGCCCCCCTAGGCGCCCCCCCTATACCGCCAGGGAGTGCAGACAGGCGATGAGCGTGCGGGCCTCGACATTGACGTAATGGCTGTGGCGTATCAGGTCGAGCAGCTGACGCACCGCCATCCAGCGGTAGTGCGACGGCTCCTCGGGGACCGCGCTCATCTCGGTCTCCACGACGAGATAGCGGTTGAAGGCGTGGAAGAAACGGCCGCCCTCCTCGGAGAGCACGGTGTCGAACCGCACCCGGCCGGCAGGCGCCTCCACCACCTCCCGGAGGAACGGCGGGGTGGCCCCCTCGGGCAGGTGGGTGTAGTTGCGCGGGGTGCACTGCACGGTGGGGGCCAGTTCCACCACATCCGTGTAGCCGGGTTCGGCGCGGGCCTGCACCAGCACATGCGGCACCTGGTCGGCGTAGGCCAGCAAAAAGGCCGCCACGCCCGGGCCATGGGGCTCGATCATGGGCTGGGTCCAGCCGCCCACCTCACGGCCGCCCGCGGTCACGTCCACGGCCATCACGCTGAAGAAGCGCCCGCTCTCATGGGAGATCCGATGGGCGCTGCGGTGCCAGCCGGCCGTCTCCCGCAGTGGTATCCGCTCGGTGAACACCTCGCGCTCGGTGCGCAGCCCGGTGATCCAGCTCAGGATGTCCGCGTCGCGGTGGCGGCTGTGGGCCTTGAGGGCCGGGAAGGTCTCCTCGGGGTCCAGCGGGGAGTGCGGCAGACAGGCCAGGACGCTGCGCGCGTCCATGTTCACCAGGTCCTCCACCGCCAGCAGATGGTGCAGCTGGCCCAGCGTCAGCCAGCGGAAGCCGTCGCGCACCTCGACGTCCGTCTCCGGTGCGACCTCGACCAGCATGTTGCGGTTGCGCTTGTGGAAGAACCAGCTGCCCTGCTCCGACTGGCGGACGTCGGCGAGCACCCGGTGCCGGTCCGCCCGCTGGAAGTACTCCACATACGGCACGGCCCGGCCCTTGTGCACCCGGGTGTAGTTGCTGCGGGTCGCCTGGACGGTGGGCGAGAGCTGCAGCCCGCCGTGGTTGCCCGGCTCCATCTTGGCCTGCATCAGGAAGTGCGGTACGCCGTCGAAGTCCTTGACCAGGATGCCGAGGATGCCGATCTCCGGCTGGTGGAGGATCGGCTGGCGCCACTCCTCCACCGGCGCCCCGGGCATCCGTACCCGGATGCCCTCGACGCTGAAGAACCGGCCGGTCTCATGGACGAGGTTGTGGGTGTCCGGCGCGAAGTCCCAGCCGCGCAGCTTCTCGAACGGAATGATCTCGACCCGGGACTCGTCGGCGTCGACGCGCTCCCGGAACCAGCGCTGGAAGTCGGCGAGCAGGGTCACCGAGCTGTCGACGGTGGCGGCCGAGCGGACCAGCCGCTCCTGGAGCGTTTTCACCACGCCCACGCCTCCGGTCCGGGGCCGCCGTTGCCGATCGGCGGGAACAGCCGGTCCAGTTCGGTCAGCACCTCGTCGGACAGCGTCAGCTCCATGGCCTTGAAGGCCCCTTCGAGCTGCCGCAGGCTGCGCGGCCCGATGACCGGCGCGGTGATGCCGGGGCGGCCCATCACCCAGGCCAGGCCCACCTCGGCCGGGTCGGCGCCGAGGCCGTCGCACAGCTTCTCGTACGCGGCGACGGCGTCCCGGTGGACCTCCAGCGCCTGGGCCGCCCGGCCCTGGGCGGTCTTCATCGCGGTGCCCTCGGCCAGCTTGCGCAGCGCCCCGCTGAGCAGTCCGCCGTGCAGCGGGGACCAGGCGAGCACCCCGACCCCGTACCGCTGGGCGGCGGGGATCAGCTCCAGTTCGATATGGCGGGTGACGAGGTTGTAGACGCTCTGCTCGGAGACGATGCCGAGGAAGTGGCGGCGGGCGGCGGTCTCCTGGGCCTCGGCGATATGCCAGCCGGCGAAGTTGGACGAGCCGACGTAGCGCACCTTGCCCTGCCGGGTCAGCGTCTCCATCGCCTGCCACACCTCCTCCCAGGGGGCGTGGCGGTCGATGTGGTGCATCTGGAACAGGTCGATCCAGTCGGTGCCCAGCCGGCGCAGCGAGTCCTCGCAGGAGGCGATGATGTGCCGGGCGGACAGCCCCGAGTCATTGGGCCAGTCGCTCATCGGGTTGAACACCTTCGTGCCCAGCACGACCTTCTCGCGCCGGCCGCCTCCCTGGGCGAACCAGCCGCCGAGGAACTCCTCGGTGTAGCCCTTGTGCTTCTGCCAGCCGTACTGGTTGGCGGTGTCGACGAAGTTGACCCCGCGGTCCAGTGCGGTGTCCAGGATCGCGTGGCTCTCCTCGTCGCTCGCCCTGACCCCGAGGTTCAAGGTGCCCAGGCACACCCGGCTCACCTTGAGGCCGGTGCGTCCGAGATAGGTGTACTCCATCAGTGTCCTTCGGTACGGGCCGCCGCGGCAGCCGGTCGGCTCGAGGTGGCGGAGGCGGCCCACAGGTCGTGGAGGGATTCCTTCAGGGCCACCTTCGGGGACCAGCCCATGAGCTGCCGGGCGAGGCGGATGTCGGCCTGGGTCCAGCTGCCGCCCTTGCTGTGCACGGCACCGCTCTCCTCGCGCACCAGATCCGCGGGGACCTGGGAGGCGGAGATCAGCAGCCAGGCCAGTTCGCGCATGCTGGAGGCGTCGCCCTGCCCGATGTTGATCGCCCGGCCGGTTACCGGGCTGCTCGCGGCCAGCGCCACGGCCTCGGCGACGTCGCGGACGTCGATGAAGTCGCGCTGGTCGTCGACGAGGGTGAGGGAGAGCGGAGCGTCCTTGGTGGTCCGGCGCAGCCGGTGGGCGAGTCCGCCGAGGAAGCTGCCCCGGGGGGTGCCCGGTCCGCAGACGTTGGTGACGCGCAGGACACAGCCGTCGATGCGGCCCGCGTCCGCCGCGCCCAGGACGATCCGGCTGCCGACGAGCTTGGTGCGGGCGTAGGGGGTGTGGGGGGCGGTGGGGTGGTCCTCGGTGATGGCCGTGCCGTCGGGGACGGGGCCGTACTCGTGCACCGAGCCCAGATGCACCAGCCGCGGCCGCCTGGGGAGGGTCGCCACGGCGTCCACCAGCCGGTCGACGAGCGGGATGTGCGAGGCCGTCATGCTCGCCTCGTCGCCTTCCCAGCTGTCGCCCGCGGCGTTGACGACGAGATCGGCGGACTTCGCGGCCCGGG is from Streptomyces hygroscopicus and encodes:
- a CDS encoding peroxidase — protein: MVDTGQQSVRSEAVRGGVAARVGEAARHEATGGTRGATYEGYEAYEGGSPEAERRRFEKLTRELMRTQRARPGGADSPGAPQLLRPFRAKAALGVENARLRFRDDLPPELCVGYARPGAEYPAAVRLSSASGTERHDTTPDLRRMAVRVQAGPEETHDLLATSFPVSHAADVHEFVAFAKATAGAGSTVEKAFGLFVRLPLAVGWATADRMRRNVRIATRHTVGSLARETFWSRGAILWGPAGPVRYQLRPAPGGTAAPPPDRGDPDYLDRELAMRLSTGDIAFELCVQRYLDDRRTPVEDGSVEWREGDAPVVPVAVLTVPCQDLDSARARAAARRVELLAFNPWHTTEEFRPLGNLNRARKAAYEVAAAHRLGLRFPTAGPGPAAEPGPSCEPRPTALLPVPVRAAFGLPVRAAFGLVDRCVPWHRLPDPLGLLNPVALGRTLRRLGLLDAAPPEAPPRPDPAPAPAGERPRVARPYDGPAGDPGMARRDVAGAAVGRRLSPVRRPELIHVPHPATVSGRLLHRERFRPATSLNVLAAAWTHFQSPDWVDATSHRWDGSQVYGGAGPRLEEGHLPLGPGGVPPIGSAGAWWLGLSAMHTLFAREHEAVCEALRRTHPAMDEESVRHTARLVVSALIAKIHTVEWIPAILTTEVIDLGSKTNWQGPPAHWLSRLGLWLFEASASAGGPRGVPDHPGVPFALAEEFMTVYRTHPLVPDDVELCDHRFGRRSRSLGFDEVRGAAAEAVMRKTGLADALYSFGIARPGAITLGNYPRALRRCERDGELLDLPVADLMRARRRGVPRYNDFRARLGRARIRSFEELSPDPDTVARLEEVYASVNEIDTMVGLFAENRPEGAGFSETACHVLLLMATRRIQDDRLLTVDFRPEVYTPLGLDWVEKSSMTSVVLRHCPELAGVLPRGASPFAPWRPVVPSLS
- a CDS encoding NADPH:quinone reductase, with translation MQDIISAVLAEDAVAADFAALNVPESYRGAVILKEESGMFEGMATKDKDPQKSLHIREVPTPEPGPGEAVIAVMASAINYNTVWSAIFEPLPTFGFLERYARTDDPGAARHDQPYHVLGSDLAGVVLRTGPGVRHWKPGDRVVAHCLSIELRSPDGHDDSMLDPEQRIWGFETNFGGLAELSLVKANQLMPMPAHLTWEEAASSGLVNSTAYRQLVSRNGAQMKQGDVTLIWGAAGGLGSYATQLAVNGGSIPVCVVSGRRKAELVRSMGAELVIDRAAEGYRFWKDATTPDPKEWKRFGARIRELTGGDDPDIVLEHPGRETFGASVYVARRGGTIVTCASTSGYRHEYDNRYLWMALKRIIGTHFANYREAWAANRLIEKGMVHPTLSKVYPLAAVGTATQDVHRNRHSGKVGVLCLAPEEGLGVRDPELRERHLPSINRFRSQD
- a CDS encoding NDP-hexose 2,3-dehydratase, which encodes MVKTLQERLVRSAATVDSSVTLLADFQRWFRERVDADESRVEIIPFEKLRGWDFAPDTHNLVHETGRFFSVEGIRVRMPGAPVEEWRQPILHQPEIGILGILVKDFDGVPHFLMQAKMEPGNHGGLQLSPTVQATRSNYTRVHKGRAVPYVEYFQRADRHRVLADVRQSEQGSWFFHKRNRNMLVEVAPETDVEVRDGFRWLTLGQLHHLLAVEDLVNMDARSVLACLPHSPLDPEETFPALKAHSRHRDADILSWITGLRTEREVFTERIPLRETAGWHRSAHRISHESGRFFSVMAVDVTAGGREVGGWTQPMIEPHGPGVAAFLLAYADQVPHVLVQARAEPGYTDVVELAPTVQCTPRNYTHLPEGATPPFLREVVEAPAGRVRFDTVLSEEGGRFFHAFNRYLVVETEMSAVPEEPSHYRWMAVRQLLDLIRHSHYVNVEARTLIACLHSLAV
- a CDS encoding oxidoreductase, coding for MEYTYLGRTGLKVSRVCLGTLNLGVRASDEESHAILDTALDRGVNFVDTANQYGWQKHKGYTEEFLGGWFAQGGGRREKVVLGTKVFNPMSDWPNDSGLSARHIIASCEDSLRRLGTDWIDLFQMHHIDRHAPWEEVWQAMETLTRQGKVRYVGSSNFAGWHIAEAQETAARRHFLGIVSEQSVYNLVTRHIELELIPAAQRYGVGVLAWSPLHGGLLSGALRKLAEGTAMKTAQGRAAQALEVHRDAVAAYEKLCDGLGADPAEVGLAWVMGRPGITAPVIGPRSLRQLEGAFKAMELTLSDEVLTELDRLFPPIGNGGPGPEAWAW